One part of the Gemmatimonadota bacterium genome encodes these proteins:
- a CDS encoding RES family NAD+ phosphorylase — protein sequence MSIVPRPAWRVFPWDPDAPEGEPFSPSHLPPFQGHGRFDLRDSPQGILYLAETPEHAIGEKLQDLRNQPLADEDLFELGHRYALSSVQLPESVFAEIVDLCDPPTVAELDTPPDQVAALSRETTQAISRRLYDAGYAGFRWWSTFFGEWHGLVIFRDRLAGLAA from the coding sequence TTGAGCATCGTACCGCGCCCCGCGTGGCGGGTTTTTCCCTGGGATCCCGACGCGCCTGAGGGCGAGCCCTTCTCGCCCTCCCACCTCCCGCCGTTTCAGGGTCACGGGCGCTTCGACCTGCGCGACTCGCCGCAGGGGATCCTGTATCTGGCCGAGACCCCGGAGCACGCCATCGGGGAGAAGCTGCAGGATCTGCGCAATCAGCCGCTCGCGGATGAGGACCTGTTCGAGCTAGGCCACCGTTACGCGCTCAGCTCGGTGCAGCTCCCGGAGAGCGTATTCGCGGAGATCGTCGATCTCTGCGACCCGCCGACCGTGGCGGAGCTGGACACGCCGCCGGACCAGGTCGCGGCGCTTAGCCGCGAGACGACCCAGGCGATATCTCGACGGCTCTACGACGCGGGTTACGCGGGCTTTCGTTGGTGGTCCACATTCTTCGGCGAGTGGCACGGCCTGGTCATTTTCCGCGACCGTCTGGCAGGCCTGGCAGCG